The Calditerricola satsumensis genome has a segment encoding these proteins:
- the rplA gene encoding 50S ribosomal protein L1, which produces MPKHGKAYREVAALVDRSKLYEPAEAIELVKKTARAKFDETVDLAVRLGIDPKRSDQQVRGAVVLPHGTGKTAKVLVFAKGEKAREAEAAGADYVGDEDLINKVAQGWLDFDVVVATPDMMGQVGRLGKILGPKGLMPNPKTGTVTFDVEKAVKEIKAGKIEYRTDKAGNVHVPIGKVSFDSQKLLENFFTVIDALKRAKPAAAKGQYLRSVTLSSTMGPGIRVNVAKL; this is translated from the coding sequence ATGCCGAAGCACGGGAAAGCGTATCGGGAAGTGGCGGCGCTCGTCGACCGCTCCAAGCTGTATGAGCCGGCGGAAGCCATCGAGCTGGTGAAGAAGACGGCGCGCGCCAAGTTTGACGAGACGGTGGACCTGGCGGTGCGCCTGGGCATTGATCCGAAGCGTTCCGACCAGCAGGTGCGCGGCGCGGTGGTCCTGCCGCACGGTACCGGGAAGACGGCCAAGGTGCTCGTCTTCGCCAAAGGGGAAAAGGCGCGCGAGGCCGAAGCGGCCGGCGCGGACTACGTCGGCGACGAGGACCTGATCAACAAGGTGGCCCAAGGGTGGCTCGACTTTGACGTCGTCGTGGCCACGCCGGACATGATGGGCCAAGTGGGCCGCCTCGGGAAGATCCTCGGTCCGAAGGGGCTCATGCCCAACCCGAAGACCGGCACGGTCACCTTTGACGTGGAGAAGGCCGTGAAGGAGATCAAGGCCGGGAAGATCGAGTACCGCACCGACAAGGCCGGGAACGTCCACGTGCCGATCGGGAAGGTCTCCTTCGATTCCCAAAAGCTGCTCGAGAACTTTTTCACGGTGATCGACGCCCTGAAGCGGGCCAAGCCGGCAGCAGCCAAGGGGCAGTACCTGCGGTCGGTCACCCTGAGCTCGACGATGGGCCCGGGGATCCGCGTCAACGTGGCCAAGCTGTAA
- the rplK gene encoding 50S ribosomal protein L11, giving the protein MAKKVVKVVKLQIPAGKANPAPPVGPALGQAEVNIMAFCKEFNERTKDQVGLIIPVEITVYEDRSFTFVTKTPPAAVLLKKAAGIETGSGQPNKQKVGKVTREQVRQIAEQKMPDLNATTIEAAMRMIEGTARSMGIEIVD; this is encoded by the coding sequence GTGGCCAAGAAAGTCGTGAAGGTGGTCAAGCTGCAAATTCCGGCTGGGAAAGCCAACCCGGCGCCGCCGGTCGGTCCGGCCCTCGGGCAAGCCGAGGTCAACATCATGGCCTTCTGCAAGGAGTTCAATGAGCGCACGAAGGATCAGGTGGGGCTGATCATCCCCGTCGAGATCACGGTCTACGAGGATCGCTCGTTCACCTTCGTCACGAAGACGCCCCCGGCGGCTGTGCTCCTGAAGAAAGCGGCCGGCATCGAGACCGGTTCGGGTCAGCCGAACAAGCAAAAGGTCGGCAAGGTGACGCGGGAGCAGGTGCGGCAGATCGCCGAGCAGAAGATGCCGGACCTCAACGCGACCACCATCGAAGCCGCGATGCGCATGATCGAAGGCACGGCCCGCAGCATGGGCATCGAGATTGTCGACTGA
- the nusG gene encoding transcription termination/antitermination protein NusG has translation MEKQWYVIHTYSGYENKVKANLEKRVESMGMQDKIFRILVPTEEAKEVKDGKQRTVQRKVFPGYVLVEMIMTDDSWYVVRNTPGVTGFVGASGAGAKPVPLQPKEVQAILRQMGIQEPKPTVDFEVGDKVKVKDGPFANFVGTIEEIQLDKQKVKVLVNLFGRETPVELDFSQVERI, from the coding sequence ATGGAGAAGCAGTGGTACGTGATCCACACCTACTCGGGCTATGAGAACAAGGTGAAGGCCAACCTCGAAAAGCGCGTCGAGTCGATGGGCATGCAGGACAAGATCTTCCGCATTCTCGTCCCCACCGAGGAAGCCAAAGAGGTGAAGGACGGGAAGCAGCGGACGGTCCAGCGCAAGGTGTTTCCCGGCTACGTGCTCGTCGAGATGATCATGACCGACGACTCGTGGTACGTCGTGCGGAACACGCCGGGCGTGACGGGCTTTGTCGGCGCCAGCGGGGCGGGGGCGAAACCCGTACCCCTCCAGCCGAAGGAAGTGCAGGCCATCCTGCGCCAGATGGGCATTCAGGAGCCCAAGCCGACGGTCGACTTTGAGGTGGGCGACAAGGTCAAGGTGAAGGACGGGCCCTTCGCCAACTTTGTCGGCACGATCGAGGAGATCCAGCTCGACAAGCAGAAGGTCAAGGTGCTCGTCAACCTGTTCGGGCGCGAGACGCCGGTGGAGCTCGATTTCTCCCAGGTGGAACGAATCTGA